One window of Sphingobacteriales bacterium genomic DNA carries:
- a CDS encoding T9SS type A sorting domain-containing protein, which translates to MIKKITLILMLCFAALSTQAQPFCDQAQAGAGFASDPACQTVICAADSWCCTNQWDSICAGAAAPNPSCANCLSTAGGGGPYCDQAQAGPGFPSDPACQTVICAADSWCCTNQWDSICAGLAATNPSCANCLSTAGGGGPYCDQAQAGPGFPSDPACQTVICAADSWCCTNQWDSICAGAAATNPSCANCLSTAGGGGPYCDQAQAGPGFPSDPACQTVICAADSWCCTNQWDSICAGAAATNPSCANCLSTAGGGGPYCDQAQPFPTPGFPSDPTCQAAICAADSYCCNTSWDGLCASAAAINPACTSCLAPPPPPVSNDECVNALPLICGQTVTGTTAGTSNVGNGPLCVTAASTAGGVWYTFVGTGQVVQATTCIGTSYDSKLFVYTGSCGAFTCVTGNDDACGLQSTVSFASIPGTTYYILVAGFGTATGAFTLTLSCIDPVGNDLCTTAIPITCGATVTGTTIGATNAGNGPLCTTAASTAGAVWYTFTANNQAVTLSLCTGTTYDSKLFVYTGSCGAFTCVIGDDDGCGGIGPSTVSFAALNGVTYYVMVAGFGSATGNFTLTATCTDLPPPVTNDECATAINLEVPSCNTYSTVGASDSPDSGPQCFDNEFGASYYFGGDVWFTFVMPASGWVTISIDNITFFAFIGGTPIAPLGLEIYSGTCADFGGGPVGPFCNQAQPGPGFPSDPACQASICAADPFCCNTQWDGLCAGAAATNPACVNCLSTSAPATNAEQCEILWDNTADEMLFQGTPGQTYIVRAWDLFDPFEQEAFDLCIEETQPTILSCNETFTDSGGAAGNYVDLERRWYIICGENPGDLVEVTFNTFQIENNFDFMTVYDSFGPSATPLAGPATGSDWAGSTFTASNPSGCLTFFFTSDFIISDIGWEADVRCLCTQVISTPSTFTDFLCDGETPNFTAAEASIGYQDNQGNPADGSVFTIKWFLNPTYTVPAPPDYTATYTGAGCAPQSVILWARATCTTGEFFDAGFMTLVIYPTPEAPVLVLTSTGTICTYAYAPATCPATSFIPAIPSNEVLGTPESTVTVTSTNGGCSVTYQIEKPACDVCYIPSDITGSACEGLVADFDDFEGSLDTGGMPGLGDVYWYYDSDYTQPVDENAPLNLTATGCTPSTYTLYAMGTCATGTLQPAGTLTLTFYAAPQMPTINVNDFVCTYSYSTPECPYISYLTPLTNEVPGDGDYNMAVDIAVNGCTYTYDVLKPLCIGCDMEASFTLVYEAGTSTSSFFNFGYITLTGSFTMPLQYQWDITPYVTYGVPTPGTINVLYTDDAIFTVTITDAVGCETVYSNLPTSINDLSIVSSLITVDNGTSTGAVNITVAGGTPPYTYTWEGPLGYSATTEDISGLQTGWYIVYITSTDGQSAYGWFWVPKESRGRGKAGEMSSITAYPNPFVGQTNIAFSVAETTGATVTLHGVNGQQTRELYNGIVNAGETINIALEANDLPAGIYIARLTTANGDVQNYKLILGQ; encoded by the coding sequence ATGATCAAAAAGATTACGCTTATCCTCATGTTGTGTTTTGCCGCGTTATCAACGCAAGCACAACCTTTCTGCGATCAGGCACAAGCAGGTGCAGGTTTCGCATCTGACCCCGCCTGTCAAACGGTTATTTGTGCCGCAGATTCTTGGTGTTGTACTAACCAATGGGACAGTATTTGTGCCGGTGCTGCTGCCCCTAACCCCTCCTGTGCCAATTGCCTTTCTACTGCCGGCGGCGGCGGGCCATATTGCGATCAGGCACAAGCGGGACCGGGCTTTCCGTCTGACCCCGCCTGTCAAACTGTAATTTGTGCCGCAGATTCTTGGTGTTGTACTAACCAATGGGACAGTATTTGTGCCGGTCTTGCTGCCACTAACCCCTCCTGTGCCAATTGCCTTTCTACTGCCGGCGGCGGCGGGCCATATTGCGATCAGGCACAAGCGGGACCGGGCTTTCCGTCTGACCCCGCCTGTCAAACTGTAATTTGTGCCGCAGATTCTTGGTGTTGTACTAACCAATGGGACAGTATTTGTGCCGGTGCTGCTGCCACTAACCCCTCCTGTGCCAATTGCCTTTCTACTGCCGGCGGCGGCGGGCCATATTGCGATCAGGCACAAGCGGGACCGGGCTTTCCGTCTGACCCCGCCTGTCAAACTGTAATTTGTGCCGCAGATTCTTGGTGTTGTACTAACCAATGGGACAGTATTTGTGCCGGTGCTGCTGCCACTAACCCCTCCTGTGCCAATTGCCTTTCTACTGCCGGCGGCGGCGGGCCATACTGCGATCAGGCTCAACCTTTCCCAACACCAGGTTTTCCCTCTGATCCAACTTGCCAAGCAGCAATTTGTGCCGCTGACTCATATTGCTGCAACACTTCTTGGGACGGTCTTTGTGCCAGTGCTGCAGCGATTAATCCTGCCTGCACAAGTTGTTTAGCACCACCACCACCTCCAGTAAGTAATGATGAGTGCGTAAACGCTCTGCCGCTTATTTGTGGTCAAACCGTTACAGGTACAACTGCAGGCACAAGCAATGTCGGTAACGGGCCGCTTTGCGTAACGGCTGCAAGTACAGCAGGTGGTGTTTGGTACACTTTCGTTGGAACCGGTCAGGTTGTTCAGGCAACTACATGTATCGGCACCAGTTATGACTCCAAATTATTTGTATATACAGGTTCTTGCGGAGCATTTACCTGTGTAACAGGGAATGACGATGCCTGCGGTTTGCAATCAACTGTATCTTTTGCCTCCATACCTGGCACTACCTACTATATTCTGGTAGCCGGATTTGGAACAGCTACTGGTGCTTTTACTTTGACTCTTTCCTGTATTGATCCGGTTGGAAACGACCTTTGTACCACAGCAATACCCATTACCTGCGGAGCAACGGTAACAGGTACGACAATTGGAGCTACCAATGCCGGTAACGGTCCTCTTTGTACTACAGCAGCCAGTACTGCCGGTGCCGTTTGGTACACCTTTACTGCCAACAATCAGGCTGTAACACTTAGTTTGTGTACCGGAACTACGTATGACTCGAAACTTTTCGTTTACACCGGTTCTTGCGGCGCATTTACCTGTGTTATTGGCGATGACGACGGATGCGGCGGTATTGGACCATCAACCGTATCTTTTGCAGCTCTTAACGGAGTAACTTATTATGTGATGGTAGCCGGCTTTGGTTCAGCAACCGGTAACTTCACCTTAACCGCGACTTGCACCGATTTGCCGCCACCTGTTACCAATGACGAATGTGCAACAGCGATCAACTTAGAAGTTCCGTCCTGCAATACGTACAGCACAGTGGGCGCAAGTGACTCCCCCGATTCAGGGCCTCAATGTTTTGACAATGAGTTTGGGGCTTCCTATTATTTCGGCGGCGATGTTTGGTTCACTTTTGTGATGCCGGCAAGCGGTTGGGTTACCATCAGTATTGACAATATTACTTTCTTCGCTTTTATTGGTGGCACCCCGATTGCACCATTAGGTCTTGAAATATATAGCGGTACTTGTGCAGATTTTGGAGGCGGTCCTGTAGGCCCGTTCTGTAATCAGGCACAACCCGGCCCCGGCTTCCCATCCGATCCCGCATGCCAGGCATCTATCTGTGCTGCCGACCCCTTCTGTTGTAATACGCAGTGGGATGGTCTTTGCGCCGGTGCGGCAGCAACAAATCCTGCTTGTGTGAACTGTTTGTCAACTTCTGCTCCGGCAACCAATGCTGAACAATGTGAAATTCTTTGGGATAATACGGCCGACGAAATGTTGTTCCAGGGAACACCGGGACAAACTTATATAGTTCGTGCATGGGACTTATTCGATCCATTTGAACAAGAAGCATTTGACCTTTGTATTGAGGAAACCCAACCTACTATTTTAAGTTGCAACGAAACCTTTACCGATTCAGGAGGGGCAGCAGGAAATTACGTAGATTTGGAACGCAGATGGTACATTATCTGTGGCGAAAACCCGGGTGATTTGGTAGAAGTTACATTTAACACCTTCCAAATCGAAAACAATTTCGATTTCATGACTGTGTATGATTCGTTTGGTCCAAGTGCTACACCACTTGCAGGACCGGCTACCGGAAGTGATTGGGCAGGATCTACTTTTACAGCTTCTAACCCCAGCGGTTGCTTGACCTTCTTCTTTACTTCGGATTTCATCATTTCGGATATTGGTTGGGAAGCTGATGTTCGTTGCTTATGTACTCAGGTGATTTCAACACCATCTACCTTTACCGACTTCCTTTGCGATGGTGAAACTCCCAACTTCACTGCTGCCGAAGCAAGTATCGGTTATCAGGATAATCAGGGCAATCCTGCCGACGGCTCTGTGTTTACCATCAAATGGTTCCTCAATCCCACTTATACAGTTCCGGCACCTCCCGATTATACAGCCACCTATACAGGCGCCGGTTGCGCTCCGCAATCAGTGATTTTATGGGCAAGAGCCACCTGTACGACAGGAGAGTTTTTTGATGCCGGATTTATGACTTTGGTGATTTATCCGACACCCGAAGCACCTGTATTGGTCTTAACAAGCACCGGCACCATCTGTACATACGCTTATGCGCCTGCTACCTGTCCTGCCACTTCATTCATCCCGGCCATTCCTTCCAACGAAGTTTTGGGTACGCCTGAAAGTACGGTAACTGTCACCTCGACCAACGGCGGATGTTCCGTAACTTATCAGATTGAAAAACCGGCCTGTGATGTGTGCTATATTCCATCTGACATTACAGGTTCTGCCTGTGAAGGTTTAGTAGCCGACTTTGATGACTTTGAAGGCAGCCTTGACACCGGTGGTATGCCCGGGTTGGGTGATGTGTATTGGTATTACGATAGCGACTATACTCAACCTGTTGACGAAAACGCTCCGTTAAACCTTACAGCAACCGGTTGTACTCCTAGCACATATACCCTCTATGCAATGGGCACCTGTGCTACCGGCACACTTCAACCCGCAGGAACATTAACACTGACATTCTATGCTGCTCCGCAAATGCCGACTATCAATGTTAACGATTTCGTTTGTACGTATAGCTACTCAACACCGGAATGCCCTTATATCAGCTATCTTACTCCTTTGACCAATGAAGTTCCCGGAGATGGTGATTATAATATGGCAGTAGATATTGCTGTAAACGGATGTACCTATACTTACGACGTTCTTAAGCCCTTGTGTATCGGTTGCGATATGGAGGCTTCGTTTACATTGGTTTATGAAGCAGGTACCAGTACTTCTTCATTCTTCAACTTCGGTTATATTACCCTGACAGGCTCGTTTACTATGCCATTGCAATACCAATGGGATATTACGCCTTATGTTACTTATGGTGTACCTACACCCGGAACCATCAATGTTCTCTACACTGATGATGCCATATTTACAGTAACGATTACCGATGCAGTGGGTTGTGAAACAGTATATTCTAACTTGCCTACAAGTATCAATGACTTATCAATCGTAAGTTCACTGATTACAGTGGATAATGGTACTAGCACTGGTGCTGTTAATATTACAGTTGCAGGGGGTACTCCACCTTATACTTATACTTGGGAAGGACCGTTAGGATATAGTGCTACCACTGAAGATATTTCTGGGCTGCAAACAGGTTGGTATATTGTTTATATAACTTCTACAGACGGACAGAGTGCTTATGGATGGTTCTGGGTTCCAAAAGAATCTCGTGGCCGTGGTAAAGCCGGTGAAATGTCAAGTATCACCGCTTATCCCAACCCATTTGTCGGTCAGACCAATATTGCCTTTAGTGTAGCAGAAACAACAGGAGCTACGGTTACTCTACATGGTGTAAATGGTCAGCAAACCAGAGAACTGTATAATGGTATCGTCAATGCCGGTGAAACTATTAATATAGCCCTTGAAGCAAACGACCTGCCTGCCGGTATTTATATCGCAAGGCTGACTACTGCGAATGGAGATGTTCAAAACTATAAGTTAATTTTAGGTCAATAA
- a CDS encoding choice-of-anchor L domain-containing protein: protein MKQFLLTIIFLFGLFSFYIQKAFGSSCYQICTTGETDIVWCPNDLSFNTESLQVVDLRLLPVKKGKFHYIEGQLYVKIKDRAHVNIEYKNGQNPNISRWKKHISQYGITRIEKAFPRLPEMSQYYRVVFDRSDLTNDLLKDLSSYSYVDFAEKVPQHQKFLTPNDIHPNQYNVLITQAEQAWDIVTGSSNIVIGMVDDAVRLDHEDLAANIWVNTGEIAGNGVDDDGNGYIDDINGWDAADNDNDPNPPASANDNNFSHGTHCAGIAAAVTDNGLGVASVSFNVSLMAVKIADDATETLTGAMQGVEYAIAAGADVISMSWGGGAPSATEQAVFTTAHNAGIALIAAAGNDNTDVLMYPASYEHVISVGASDDADLKAGFSNYGDSIDVMAPGVNIWSSVATTTSSYTFYDGTSMACPYVSGLAALMLSLDPNLTPTRLEQCLEETADNIDALNAGFEGQLGAGRVNAFQAVLCVPSEPLAAFSANFFGNACAGNPIQFTDYSGGIDLSQWEWSFPGGVPASSTLQNPVVTYAANGTYNVTLIVTNYLGVDTLTKTIVIGPPTATIGSDTLIIAGYPAYLNISFTGTPPWSVTYNNGTTNITVDNINQTPLIIPVFPSQTTNYTIVSTSDAYCNGVPAGNAMVTVDGALDDPDSPYFLVQQVLLGGGCLSVSNVQYTGHPDALGYFEQTPNLDIGFSEGVLLTTGYNSIVYGPDNEEGATEPGGGMGLPGYADLNPLVSPAITYDATVLEFDFVPSTDNISFRYVFGSEEYLEFVGTGFNDVFAFFMSGPGIVGQQNIALVPGTAIPVTINNVNDGSFSAYYINTPDNAAYTQLDGITTTLTASKTGLIPCETYHIKLAIGDAGDHILDSGVFLEANSFSDGSAIDVQAFGSVPGTVQTYEGCASGQFVFIRQDLSTLNQDYVINLTVSGSAINGVDYVSIPSSVTIPAGDTTFTLIINAFNDGLPETIETITLLLTDIQCDCTFTPLNATLLIFDNLEIDAGETVSICPGQSGQLQATGGTNYIWSPAASLDNPNIANPVASPDATTWYTVEGTDAFGCQSVDSVMVFVFNTPYFPNISLDTVICSTDVAIIPLETVTPISNYDYQWIPATGLDDPFSPNPTATLTESIVYSLIVTNPQGCSVSQTVTIDINAVSTSVELQDAAICPGETYTFDAGSFATYLWSDGSSGQLHTVGTPGIYSVTVSDAVNGCFASASAEITSLPQPTPVISGETTFVTGQTTLLQADTDYASYLWSTGETSASINAGTAGTYSLTVTNSDGCSGSTAINVTEIIVAPYIIPTAFSPNDDNVNDGFMVIANSQNISAVEMTVYNRWGQEMFFSDDLNKSWNGKYKGVDCEIGTYAYFGNITLSNGEVKAFKGNVTLIR from the coding sequence ATGAAACAGTTTTTACTCACTATCATTTTCTTGTTCGGTCTGTTTTCCTTTTACATTCAAAAAGCCTTCGGGTCATCATGCTATCAAATTTGCACGACCGGTGAAACCGACATAGTTTGGTGTCCAAATGATTTGAGTTTTAACACCGAATCACTTCAAGTGGTAGATTTGCGCTTATTGCCTGTTAAAAAGGGGAAATTTCATTACATAGAAGGTCAGCTTTATGTAAAGATTAAAGACCGTGCCCATGTTAACATAGAATATAAAAACGGGCAAAATCCCAATATCAGCAGATGGAAAAAGCACATTTCTCAATATGGAATTACCAGAATTGAGAAAGCATTTCCACGTTTGCCGGAAATGAGCCAATATTATCGTGTTGTTTTTGACCGCAGCGACTTAACAAATGATTTGCTCAAAGATTTGAGCAGCTATTCCTATGTGGATTTTGCCGAAAAGGTACCCCAACATCAAAAGTTCCTCACTCCCAACGACATACACCCCAATCAGTACAATGTGTTGATAACCCAAGCTGAACAAGCATGGGATATTGTTACAGGCAGCAGCAATATTGTAATCGGTATGGTGGACGATGCCGTTAGGCTTGACCACGAAGATTTGGCAGCAAATATCTGGGTCAATACGGGCGAGATTGCCGGAAATGGAGTAGATGATGATGGAAACGGCTATATTGATGATATAAACGGGTGGGATGCTGCCGACAACGACAACGACCCCAACCCACCGGCTTCTGCCAATGACAACAATTTTTCGCATGGAACACACTGTGCCGGAATTGCTGCAGCCGTTACCGATAACGGTTTAGGAGTAGCTTCCGTAAGTTTTAATGTCAGTCTGATGGCAGTAAAAATTGCAGATGATGCTACCGAAACACTCACCGGTGCCATGCAGGGCGTTGAATATGCAATTGCTGCCGGAGCAGATGTCATCAGCATGTCTTGGGGAGGCGGCGCACCTTCGGCAACCGAGCAGGCAGTGTTTACAACTGCTCATAATGCCGGGATTGCCTTAATCGCTGCTGCCGGAAATGACAATACCGATGTGTTGATGTATCCTGCATCTTATGAACATGTGATTAGTGTGGGAGCATCTGACGATGCTGACCTAAAAGCAGGGTTTTCCAACTATGGCGACAGTATAGACGTGATGGCACCCGGTGTCAATATCTGGAGTTCTGTGGCTACTACGACAAGCTCTTATACTTTTTATGATGGTACTTCCATGGCATGTCCTTATGTATCGGGATTGGCGGCATTAATGCTTTCTCTTGATCCCAACCTTACTCCTACCCGATTAGAGCAATGTTTGGAAGAAACCGCCGACAATATTGATGCGCTCAACGCCGGTTTTGAAGGGCAGTTGGGTGCAGGAAGGGTCAATGCGTTTCAGGCAGTATTATGTGTGCCGAGCGAGCCGCTTGCCGCATTCAGCGCCAATTTCTTTGGAAATGCCTGTGCCGGTAACCCCATACAGTTTACCGATTATAGTGGAGGAATTGACCTTTCGCAATGGGAATGGTCTTTTCCCGGCGGCGTTCCGGCAAGCAGTACCCTTCAAAATCCTGTTGTAACTTATGCAGCAAACGGCACCTACAATGTTACCCTCATCGTTACTAATTATTTAGGGGTAGATACGCTTACAAAAACCATAGTCATAGGACCACCCACCGCTACCATTGGTTCTGATACGCTCATAATTGCGGGATACCCGGCTTATTTGAATATCAGTTTTACCGGAACTCCCCCATGGAGCGTAACTTACAACAATGGAACTACTAATATTACGGTGGATAATATCAACCAAACACCTTTAATTATCCCCGTTTTTCCATCGCAAACCACCAATTACACCATCGTCAGCACATCCGATGCCTATTGCAACGGAGTACCTGCAGGTAATGCCATGGTAACCGTTGACGGTGCTTTAGATGACCCCGACAGCCCCTACTTCCTCGTCCAACAAGTGCTTTTGGGAGGAGGATGTTTGAGTGTTTCCAATGTTCAATACACCGGTCATCCCGATGCGTTGGGCTATTTTGAGCAAACCCCCAATCTCGATATAGGATTTTCAGAAGGAGTTTTGCTGACCACCGGTTACAATAGTATAGTTTATGGACCGGACAATGAAGAAGGGGCAACAGAACCCGGAGGCGGTATGGGATTACCCGGATATGCCGACTTGAATCCTTTGGTTTCTCCGGCTATAACTTATGACGCAACAGTCTTGGAATTTGACTTTGTACCATCAACCGATAATATTTCATTCCGGTATGTGTTCGGGTCAGAAGAATATCTTGAATTTGTCGGTACGGGCTTTAACGATGTTTTTGCCTTTTTTATGAGCGGACCCGGTATTGTAGGGCAACAAAACATCGCCCTTGTTCCCGGCACTGCCATTCCCGTAACCATCAACAATGTCAACGACGGAAGTTTTTCAGCTTATTACATCAATACCCCCGATAATGCAGCCTATACTCAGTTAGATGGGATTACCACAACATTGACCGCTTCTAAAACAGGCTTAATTCCTTGTGAAACCTATCATATAAAATTGGCCATTGGCGATGCCGGTGACCATATCTTAGACTCAGGTGTATTTTTAGAAGCCAACAGCTTTAGCGATGGCAGTGCCATTGACGTTCAGGCTTTTGGTTCCGTTCCCGGTACAGTTCAAACCTACGAAGGTTGTGCTTCAGGCCAGTTTGTGTTTATCCGTCAAGACCTCAGCACCCTCAATCAGGATTATGTCATCAACCTGACCGTTTCGGGTTCGGCTATCAATGGTGTAGATTATGTTTCAATTCCCAGTTCTGTAACTATTCCTGCAGGTGATACTACTTTCACACTTATTATCAACGCCTTTAATGACGGGCTTCCCGAAACAATAGAAACCATTACCCTGCTGCTGACAGATATCCAATGCGATTGCACCTTTACCCCGCTCAATGCTACTTTGCTCATTTTCGACAACCTCGAAATAGATGCCGGCGAAACCGTCAGTATTTGCCCTGGTCAAAGCGGGCAATTACAAGCAACGGGGGGAACCAATTATATTTGGTCGCCTGCCGCTTCGCTCGATAATCCCAACATTGCCAACCCTGTTGCCTCGCCCGATGCCACAACCTGGTACACCGTAGAAGGTACCGATGCTTTTGGATGCCAATCGGTCGATTCGGTCATGGTGTTTGTCTTTAATACCCCCTATTTCCCCAATATCAGTTTAGACACAGTGATTTGCAGCACTGACGTAGCAATAATCCCGTTAGAAACAGTAACTCCTATATCAAATTATGATTACCAATGGATTCCTGCAACAGGTCTTGACGATCCCTTTAGCCCTAATCCCACAGCAACACTGACCGAAAGCATTGTCTATTCGCTGATTGTTACCAATCCACAGGGTTGCTCTGTTTCTCAAACAGTTACCATAGATATCAATGCAGTCAGTACTTCAGTGGAGTTACAAGATGCCGCTATTTGTCCGGGAGAAACTTACACTTTTGATGCAGGCAGTTTCGCCACTTACTTATGGAGCGATGGCTCATCCGGACAATTACATACTGTCGGAACTCCGGGAATTTATAGTGTTACGGTTTCAGATGCTGTAAATGGCTGTTTTGCTTCTGCATCGGCAGAAATAACTTCCCTCCCTCAACCAACTCCAGTCATATCAGGGGAAACCACCTTTGTTACCGGGCAAACCACTTTGCTGCAAGCAGACACAGATTATGCTTCTTATCTTTGGAGTACGGGCGAAACATCGGCCTCCATCAATGCCGGAACTGCCGGCACTTATAGTCTTACGGTTACTAACAGTGATGGATGCAGCGGAAGTACTGCTATCAATGTAACCGAAATTATCGTAGCTCCTTATATAATCCCAACTGCATTTTCGCCTAACGACGACAACGTAAACGACGGATTTATGGTCATAGCCAATTCTCAAAACATCAGTGCTGTTGAAATGACAGTTTATAACCGTTGGGGTCAGGAAATGTTTTTCAGCGACGACCTGAATAAATCATGGAACGGAAAATACAAAGGAGTAGATTGCGAAATCGGCACTTACGCCTATTTTGGAAATATTACTTTAAGTAACGGTGAGGTGAAAGCATTTAAGGGCAATGTAACACTTATCAGATAA
- a CDS encoding T9SS type A sorting domain-containing protein: MKKVIYAMLLFFGMSTQVWAQCNTGEVEVYIQLQTDNYGYEIYWQLLPETNDCGDGTIASGGNTAVGCDGAGNQDQEPGGYGNNQTYTSGPFCLTEGADYHIFYADDWGDYGAKFTILINGFPVYSELTGSGDDPGTSLPFTADEPLAYNMGAQKINLNSYINPGITVIEAILYNYSSNTITSLDLNYQIEGSVPVTETISGLNISPFTKYQAITSLPWIATLGTFNVSFWASNLNGNPDMDPSNDIITKSVIVGPPTPNYLDQFIGQTPVATIVASSANELETPRDLDFHPILTRYELWAINKGTENSGGSTVTIQNAGFLNQTSEWKQDGNAWHFMSLPTGIEFSENENFATSTGVFDANHDGGEPFTGPTLWSSDPLIYAQPSGFNGSHLDMVHESPHCMGIAAEKENVFWVTDGYSGDIVRYDFAGDHGPGHSDHSDAIVRRFPQATLEADPTHHVISDIVYDKNTDMVYYCDFGGQRIVRLDATSGTFLTNLEPHEPIVEYSSYTNAIFDIYVDMGLSEPSGIDIVGDRMVVSDHANGDIIIYDITGSAGVELGRIPTGTPGVMGVKIGPDGMIWYVNANTNEIVRLSFDLNTGLDAHEEMATYIFPNPSQGNFTVQFPKAIPYVEVKIVNLLGETVFSQKEVANASNIDLTNLPSGIYILQASNGNHSSQSKITIQR, translated from the coding sequence ATGAAAAAAGTTATTTACGCGATGCTTTTGTTTTTTGGTATGTCCACACAAGTTTGGGCACAATGCAACACCGGTGAAGTGGAAGTATATATACAGCTTCAAACCGATAATTACGGATATGAAATTTACTGGCAACTACTGCCCGAAACCAACGACTGTGGTGATGGAACCATAGCAAGCGGCGGAAACACAGCAGTGGGCTGCGATGGTGCAGGCAATCAGGATCAGGAACCCGGTGGGTATGGGAATAACCAAACCTATACATCCGGCCCTTTCTGCCTGACAGAAGGAGCAGACTATCATATTTTTTATGCCGATGATTGGGGCGATTATGGTGCTAAATTTACCATTCTAATCAATGGGTTTCCGGTTTACAGCGAACTTACAGGCTCCGGAGATGACCCGGGTACAAGCCTTCCGTTTACTGCCGATGAGCCGCTTGCCTACAACATGGGCGCACAAAAAATAAATCTGAACAGTTATATTAATCCGGGGATTACAGTCATAGAAGCTATTTTGTATAATTACAGTTCCAACACCATTACCTCTTTGGATTTGAATTATCAGATAGAGGGGAGTGTGCCGGTTACTGAAACCATTTCCGGTTTGAATATCAGCCCATTCACCAAATACCAAGCTATTACAAGTTTACCCTGGATTGCCACATTAGGAACTTTTAACGTATCCTTTTGGGCAAGCAATCTCAACGGTAATCCGGACATGGATCCGAGCAATGATATCATTACAAAGTCGGTAATAGTAGGCCCGCCAACTCCAAATTATCTCGACCAGTTCATCGGGCAAACTCCGGTAGCAACAATTGTCGCCTCCTCTGCTAATGAACTGGAAACCCCCCGCGATTTGGATTTTCATCCCATCCTTACCCGTTATGAACTTTGGGCAATCAATAAAGGTACTGAAAATAGCGGAGGAAGTACAGTTACCATTCAAAATGCCGGATTTTTGAACCAGACTTCGGAATGGAAACAAGATGGAAACGCATGGCATTTTATGAGTTTGCCTACCGGTATTGAATTTAGCGAAAATGAAAATTTTGCTACTTCCACCGGCGTTTTTGATGCCAATCACGATGGTGGTGAACCTTTTACCGGCCCCACCCTTTGGAGCAGCGACCCCCTCATTTATGCCCAACCTTCGGGCTTTAACGGAAGCCATTTGGATATGGTACACGAAAGCCCGCATTGCATGGGAATTGCTGCCGAAAAAGAAAATGTATTTTGGGTAACCGATGGGTATTCGGGCGATATCGTGCGCTATGATTTTGCAGGCGATCATGGCCCCGGACACTCCGACCATTCCGATGCAATCGTTCGCCGATTTCCACAGGCAACTTTAGAAGCCGACCCCACCCATCATGTCATCAGCGATATTGTTTACGATAAAAACACCGACATGGTGTATTACTGCGATTTCGGCGGTCAGCGAATTGTCAGATTGGATGCCACTTCGGGGACATTTTTAACCAACCTCGAACCACACGAACCAATTGTCGAATACTCTTCTTATACCAATGCTATCTTTGATATTTATGTAGATATGGGTTTGTCAGAGCCATCAGGAATTGATATAGTGGGCGATAGAATGGTTGTGAGCGATCATGCCAATGGCGACATCATTATTTACGACATCACCGGAAGCGCCGGAGTTGAGTTGGGAAGAATACCCACCGGAACTCCCGGAGTGATGGGTGTAAAAATAGGTCCTGATGGTATGATTTGGTATGTCAATGCCAACACCAATGAAATCGTCCGCCTGTCGTTTGATTTGAATACCGGTTTGGATGCTCACGAAGAAATGGCAACCTACATTTTCCCCAATCCGAGTCAGGGAAACTTCACTGTTCAGTTTCCCAAAGCCATCCCTTATGTAGAAGTTAAAATTGTAAATCTATTGGGTGAAACTGTTTTTAGTCAAAAAGAAGTCGCCAACGCCTCCAATATTGATTTGACAAATCTTCCATCGGGGATATACATTTTGCAGGCTTCCAACGGCAATCATAGCAGCCAAAGCAAAATCACCATTCAGCGATAG